One Drosophila subobscura isolate 14011-0131.10 chromosome U, UCBerk_Dsub_1.0, whole genome shotgun sequence DNA window includes the following coding sequences:
- the LOC117902083 gene encoding trichohyalin, translating to MKRTYLLLCLSLLTCNVANSSYLRNLEALNQLSKSSTSSLQQQQQLLDLNGNVDGNNEDDDDDATTITPSSSEDYDTRPQYSFAYDVRDTLTGDDKRQEEKRDGDLVKGQYSLIEPDGTRRIVEYTADDASGFNAIVSNQRVDEQQQRISSSSSSSSRYSSIEELQSRLTAQAIAEAQNLAEAQQASQLQLEAQSRRESESQARVQAQQLMEQFQQQVQQTAQLRQQQEQQRLQQEQQLRDLQRLQEQREREQREQEQREREQRERDLRERELRDREQRERDQERRQQQERRQSQRLLERLSSDQQTLLLTQSLPSASQLLGQSVQATVVSHPPTLLSRLPSSSSSTSSSSRTTLLTRDRDLDAWRQLPSARLTIERTSQPQLILAQPASASVQAQLISGSPLLLDSNLNGLLTTRINGHGSRTGLSWSSGRRLLNNDLWQLDRLDEDSRREENRREENRREENRREENRREENRREDTRREDLLLRRESEELRSGSAERLSNSRNKAW from the exons ATGAAACGG ACCTACTTGTTGCTCTGCCTGAGCCTGCTGACCTGCAATGTGGCAAATTCCTCGTATCTGCGTAATCTGGAGGCACTGAATCAGCTGAGCAAATCTTCAACCTCCAgtctacagcaacagcagcagctgctagATCTCAATGGGAACGTTGATGGTAACAatgaggacgatgatgatgatgccacgACAATTACACCCAGCTCCAGCGAGGATTATGACACACGTCCGCAGTACAGTTTCGCCTACGATGTGCGCGACACGTTGACCGGCGATGACAAACGGCAGGAGGAGAAGCGAGATGGAGATCTGGTCAAGGGACAGTATTCGCTCATCGAACCCGATGGCACGCGACGCATTGTGGAGTACACGGCCGATGACGCTAGCGGCTTCAATGCCATCGTCTCGAATCAGCGtgtggatgagcagcagcagcgaatcAGCagctcgtcgtcgtcatcctcgCGTTACAGCAGCATCGAGGAGCTGCAGTCCCGCCTGACCGCCCAAGCGATAGCCGAGGCACAGAATCTGGCAGAGGCACAGCAGGCCAgccaactgcagctggaggcacAGAGTCGTCGCGAGTCCGAGAGCCAGGCGCGTGTTCAGGCACAGCAACTGATGgagcagttccagcagcaggtACAGCAAACGGCACAActccgacagcagcaggaacagcagcgactgcaacaggagcaacaacTGCGCGATCTTCAGCGCCTGCAGGAGCAGCGAGAACGCGAGCAGCGAGAACAGgagcagcgagagcgagagcaacgGGAACGGGACTTGAGGGAACGTGAGCTCAGGGATCGTGAGCAGCGTGAGCGTGACCAGGAGCGtcgtcagcagcaggagcgtcGTCAGAGCCAGCGACTACTCGAGCGTCTCAGCAGCGATCAGCAGACGCTGCTTCTAACCCAGAGCCTGCCCAGTGCCAGCCAACTGCTCGGCCAGAGTGTCCAGGCCACCGTCGTGTCGCATCCACCCACACTGCTCTCCCGACTGCCTTCCTCATCGTCGTCCACATCCTCTTCGTCCCGCACCACTTTGCTGACCCGTGATCGCGATTTGGATGCCTGGCGACAGTTGCCCAGCGCACGCCTCACCATCGAACGCACGTCGCAGCCTCAGCTGATACTCGCCCAACCCGCCAGTGCCTCTGTGCAGGCTCAGTTGATCAGCGGATCgcccctgctgctggactcgAATCTCAATGGATTGCTCACCACGCGCATCAATGGGCATGGATCTCGTACTGGTTTGAGTTGGTCCAGTGGTCGCCGTTTGCTGAACAATGATCTCTGGCAGCTGGATAGACTGGATGAGGACAGTCGCCGGGAGGAGAACCGCAGAGAAGAAAACCGACGAGAGGAGAACCGACGAGAGGAGAACCGACGAGAGGAGAACCGACGAGAGGACACTCGTAGAGAGGATCTATTGCTGCGTCGTGAAAGCGAGGAACTGCGCTCTGGCAGCGCCGAACGCCtcagcaacagccgcaacaaGGCCTGGTAG
- the LOC117901334 gene encoding odorant receptor 33c: MSARIDSVRVYRPFWWCMRLMAPTYFGATQRPARIYMVAVHLLVTLMFPVHLLVNLALQPTSAELFQNLSISMTCAACSLKHVAQIYQLHDMLEIEQLLIELDGYVEAEAEQHRYYQDHLQRQARRFTRCLYASFGVIYALFLLNVLILIVSADRELLYPAYFPFDWRGNGYLYALALGYQSVGILLEGFQGISNDSYGPLTLCFLGGHVHLWALRMRKLGHEGTALAAKNHQQLWAYIEQHKVLMRLHYLTRHSISVVQLVQLGSSGASLCLIVSYVLFYVRDIITVLYYMIFLAVICVQLFPSCYFASVVAEEISSLPYAIFSSKWYEASSEHRRDLLIFTQLTLGGRSRVIKAGGLIELNLNAFYATLKTAYSLFALVLQVKDI; the protein is encoded by the exons ATGTCCGCCCGCATCGATAGTGTTCGCGTCTATCGGCCATTCTGGTGGTGCATGCGTCTCATGGCGCCCACCTACTTTGGGGCCACGCAACGTCCTGCAAGGATCTACATGGTGGCAGTGCATCTGCTCGTCACCTTGATGTTTCCGGTGCACTTGCTGGTGAATCTCGCGCTGCAGCCCACCTCCGCTGAGCTCTTTCAGAACCTCTCCATTTCGATGACTTGTGCCGCGTGCAGCCTCAAGCATGTGGCACAAATTTATCAGCTGCACGACATGCTGGAAATCGAGCAGCTGCTCATCGAACTGGATGGCTATGTGGAGGCTGAGGCGGAGCAGCATCGCTACTATCAGGATCACCTGCAGCGCCAGGCGAGGCGCTTCACGCGCTGCCTCTATGCCAGCTTTGGCGTCATCTATGCGCTCTTTCTGCTCAATGTCCTGATACTGATTGTCTCCGCGGATCGGGAGCTGCTTTATCCCGCTTACTTTCCCTTCGATTGGCGTGGCAATGGCTATCTGTATGCCTTGGCTCTCGGTTATCAGAGTGTTGGCATTTTGCTGGAGGGCTTTCAGGGCATATCCAATGACAGTTATGGCCCGCTGacgctttgctttttgggcgGACATGTACACCTTTGGGCGCTGCGCATGCGAAAATTGGGCCATGAAGGGACTGCCTTGGCTGCTAAGAATCACCAGCAGCTCTGGGCTTACATAGAACAGCATAAAGTGCTCATGAG ACTCCACTACCTCACACGCCACAGCATAAGCGTCGTGCAGCTCGTTCAGCTCGGCAGCTCGGGTGCCAGTCTCTGCCTGATTGTCTCCTATGTCCTGTTTTATGTCAGGGACATCATCACGGTGCTCTACTACATGATATTCCTGGCTGTCATCTGCGTGCAACTCTTTCCCAGCTGCTACTTTGCGAGTGTCGTGGCCGAAGAGATCTCCAGCCTGCCCTACGCCATATTCTCCAGCAAATGGTATGAGGCATCGTCGGAGCATCGACGGGACTTACTCATCTTCACGCAACTCACGTTGGGCGGCAGGAGTCGTGTGATTAAGGCCGGTGGCCTCATTGAACTCAATTTGAATGCCTTTTATGCCACCCTGAAGACGGCCTACTCCCTCTTTGCGCTCGTTCTGCAGGTGAAAGATATCTAG
- the LOC117902087 gene encoding uncharacterized protein LOC117902087 has translation MDSPPLPSRTEDSMLRLKIRSYAKEQRQVLRTNATDALRFGLGQIRNEISELENLSAKDVSGLAARIKRRKHATAEDMYRLSHAFLQGNENINTFAGIPGAMQVLVKELSGANIQRQIDAAECFCNLSLGDGHVSEKIAALTGSYLVTYLDGKEQRLKRSCLWTLANILETCTKAAKTLLQMQLVPKLWKLYTAPSDDLNKFQADAGICLQLIATHAASAVSDLDRSYIVEHLQEKRPAKEGSEYFMYILFQLEIVSAKRKLSVRQAESLVNFFVGSLDSSWSAIYGVRVMVNLLANGEPQLLGCLAAPEQFLAALNRLFALRNANLNCDLLRLLKNYLSLNLVDSNLLLEQLKVYA, from the exons atggacTCGCCACCGCTACCCAGTCGCACGGAGGATTCCATGCTACGTCTCAAGATCCGCAGCTATGCCAAGGAGCAACGCCAGGTGCTTCGTACAAATGCAACAGATGCGCTGCGCTTCGGCTTGGGGCAGATCAGGAACGAAATTAGCGAGTTGGAGAATCTGAGTGCCAAGGATGTCAGTGGACTGGCGGCAAGAATCAAGCGGCGTAAGCATGCCACAGCGGAGGACATGTACCGCCTGAGTCATGCCTTTCTTCAGGGCAACGAGAATATTAATACATTCGCCGGGATACCGGGCGCCATGCAGGTGCTGGTTAAGGAACTAAGTG GTGCTAATATACAGCGTCAAATTGATGCCGCCGAATGCTTCTGCAATCTGTCCCTGGGCGATGGTCACGTGTCGGAGAAAATTGCAGCGCTGACGGGCAGCTATTTGGTCACATATTTGGATGGCAAGGAGCAGCGCCTGAAACGCAGCTGCCTGTGGACATTGGCCAACATATTGGAGACCTGCACAAAGGCAGCTAAGACTTTGTTGCAAATGCAGCTGGTGCCCAAATTGTGGAAACTCTACACGGCGCCCTCAGATGATTTGAATAAGTTTCAGGCTGATGCTGGCATTTGTTTGCAGCTGATTGCCACACACGCTGCCAGCGCTGTGAGTGATTTAGATCGCAGCTACATTGTGGAGCATCTACAGGAGAAGCGCCCAGCGAAAGAGGGCAGcgaatattttatgtacattttatttcaacTGGAAATTGTCAGCGCCAAGCGGAAGCTAAGCGTGCGGCAGGCCGAGAGTTTGGttaacttttttgttggcagctTGGACAGCAGTTGGAGCGCCATCTATGGTGTGCGCGTGATGGTTAACCTCTTGGCTAACGGTGAACCACAGCTGCTGGGTTGCTTAGCGGCACCTGAGcagtttttggctgctttaaATCGTTTATTTGCGCTGCGGAATGCCAA